A portion of the Oncorhynchus gorbuscha isolate QuinsamMale2020 ecotype Even-year linkage group LG19, OgorEven_v1.0, whole genome shotgun sequence genome contains these proteins:
- the LOC124005192 gene encoding claudin-3-like — MSAGLELVGIALCVLGWIIAIVSCTLPMWRVTAFIGSNIVTAQIIWEGLWMTCVVQSTGQMQCKVYDSMLALSQDLQAARALTVISILLAILAVLIAIAGAKCTNCIEDEASKAKVMIISGVFFIVSGVMQLIPVSWSANTIIRDFYNPLLTDAQRRELGAALYIGWGASALMILGGSLLCYSCPPRKYKPSQMAYSAPGGPGFQRKDYV, encoded by the coding sequence ATGTCTGCAGGGTTGGAGTTAGTGGGGATCGCTCTATGCGTATTAGGATGGATCATTGCCATCGTGTCCTGCACCCTGCCCATGTGGCGAGTAACAGCCTTCATCGGCAGCAACATCGTCACGGCTCAGATCATCTGGGAGGGTCTGTGGATGACCTGTGTGGTCCAGAGCACAGGCCAGATGCAGTGTAAGGTCTATGACTCCATGCTGGCTCTCTCCCAGGACCTCCAGGCCGCCAGGGCTCTCACGGTCATCTCCATCCTCCTGGCCATCCTGGCCGTGCTCATCGCCATCGCCGGCGCCAAGTGCACCAACTGCATCGAGGACGAGGCATCCAAAGCTAAAGTCATGATAATCTCTGGGGTGTTCTTCATCGTGTCAGGAGTCATGCAACTGATCCCAGTGTCCTGGTCGGCCAACACTATCATCCGGGACTTTTACAACCCGCTGCTGACTGATGCACAGCGCAGAGAGCTAGGGGCAGCGCTCTACATTGGCTGGGGGGCCTCAGCCCTCATGATCCTCGGGGGAAGCCTCCTCTGCTACTCCTGTCCCCCTAGGAAGTACAAGCCCTCACAGATGGCATACTCTGCCCCAGGTGGGCCTGGGTTCCAGAGAAAAGACTATGTGTGA
- the LOC124005193 gene encoding claudin-3-like produces MASAGLEILGMILCVSGWLGVMVACGLPMWRIAAYIGQNIVISQVIWEGLWMNCSVQSTGQMHCKVHDSMLGLPVDLQAARALVIVSMVLCIMGIGLSVAGAKCTNCSSDTGSKPRMVLGAGVTFIVAGLLLLTAVSWTANTIVLDFYDPMMEETGKREVKTHVDLLTKEGKNNKMAVLGLEILGVILAVLGWILSIVSCALPMWRVSAFIGVNIITAQTMWEGIWMTCVVQSTGQMQCKVYDSMLALSSDLQAARALTIISIVVGIMGVLVAVVGAKCTNCVEDETAKAQVMIAAGMAFIVASLTQLIPVSWSANRIIMDFYNPIYNPITPEAQKREIGGALYLGWAAAALLLIGGGGILCCSCPPQPEKRYAGPPSRMVYSPIRSVAPSGYDKRDNV; encoded by the exons ATGGCCTCGGCCGGCCTGGAGATCCTGGGTATGATTCTTTGTGTGTCAGGCTGGCTAGGGGTCATGGTGGCTTGTGGCCTGCCAATGTGGAGAATAGCTGCTTACATTGGCCAGAACATCGTCATCTCTCAAGTGATCTGGGAGGGCCTGTGGATGAACTGTTCTGTCCAGAGCACGGGCCAGATGCACTGCAAAGTCCACGACTCCATGCTTGGACTCCCTGTGGACCTACAGGCAGCCCGTGCCCTGGTCATCGTCTCTATGGTGCTGTGCATCATGGGCATCGGCCTGTCTGTAGCCGGGGCCAAGTGCACCAACTGCAGCTCAGACACAGGCAGCAAGCCTCGCATGGTGCTGGGGGCCGGAGTGACCTTCATCGTGGCGGGGCTGTTGCTGCTGACGGCCGTATCGTGGACGGCTAACACCATCGTCTTGGATTTCTATGACCCAATGAtggaggagacagggaagaggga AGTGAAGACACATGTGGACTTACTTACAAAGGAAGGTAAAAACAACAAAATGGCTGTGTTGGGACTAGAAATCTTGGGAGTGATCCTGGCTGTCCTGGGTTGGATATTAAGCATTGTGTCCTGCGCCCTGCCCATGTGGAGGGTGTCCGCTTTCATCGGGGTCAACATCATCACAGCTCAGACCATGTGGGAGGGCATCTGGATGACCTGTGTGGTGCAGAGCACGGGCCAAATGCAGTGTAAGGTCTACGACTCCATGCTAGCCCTCAGCTCCGACCTGCAGGCAGCCCGAGCCCTCACAATCATCTCTATAGTTGTGGGCATCATGGGGGTGCTGGTGGCCGTGGTGGGGGCTAAGTGTACCAACTGTGTTGAGGACGAGACGGCCAAGGCCCAGGTGATGATCGCAGCCGGGATGGCCTTCATCGTAGCATCCCTGACCCAGCTGATCCCTGTGTCCTGGTCAGCCAACAGAATCATCATGGATTTCTATAATCCCATCTATAATCCCATCACTCCTGAGGCTCAGAAAAGGGAGATTGGAGGGGCTCTCTACCTGGGCTGGGCAGCAGCCGCATTACTCCTcatcggggggggggggatcctgTGCTGTAGTTGCCCCCCACAGCCTGAGAAGAGGTATGCAGGGCCACCCTCACGGATGGTGTACTCCCCAATCAGGTCTGTGGCCCCCAGCGGCTATGACAAAAGAGACAATGTTTGA
- the LOC124005742 gene encoding claudin-4-like, whose amino-acid sequence MASAGFQMLGTALGIIGWIGAIVVCALPQWKVTAFIGENIITAQTTWQGIWMNCVVQSTGQMQCKVYDSMLALPQDLQAARALIIISIMMGLVGILLAVAGGKCTNCVEDERAKSRIGVGSGVVFIIAGILCLIPVCWSANTIIRDFYNPMLMSSQKMELGAALYIGWGAAALMIMGGGFLCANCPPKEDNYPTKYSAARSTAPKDYV is encoded by the coding sequence atGGCATCTGCTGGGTTTCAGATGTTGGGCACAGCCCTGGGCATCATTGGCTGGATCGGGGCCATCGTGGTCTGTGCTCTTCCTCAATGGAAGGTCACAGCCTTCATCGGCGAGAACATAATCACAGCCCAAACCACTTGGCAAGGCATCTGGATGAACTGTGTGGTCCAGAGTACAGGTCAGATGCAGTGTAAGGTATACGACTCCATGCTGGCACTACCCCAGGACCTCCAGGCCGCTCGTGCTCTCATCATCATCTCTATCATGATGGGCCTGGTGGGCATCCTGCTCGCCGTGGCCGGGGGCAAGTGCACCAACTGCGTGGAGGATGAGAGGGCCAAATCCAGAATAGGCGTGGGCTCGGGTGTAGTTTTCATCATCGCTGGCATCCTGTGTCTCATCCCCGTCTGCTGGTCGGCCAACACCATCATCAGGGACTTTTACAACCCCATGCTGATGAGCTCTCAGAAGATGGAGCTGGGGGCTGCGCTCTACATCGGATGGGGGGCCGCGGCCCTCATGATCATGGGAGGAGGGTTCCTCTGTGCCAATTGTCCCCCTAAAGAGGACAATTACCCCACTAAGTACTCAGCTGCCAGGTCCACAGCACCCAAGGACTATGTTTGA